A single window of Pyxicephalus adspersus chromosome 10, UCB_Pads_2.0, whole genome shotgun sequence DNA harbors:
- the LZTS2 gene encoding leucine zipper putative tumor suppressor 2 produces MAAVQALPLSIDQNSEVSVSQSPPISRSPVSDSTMGSVSSLISGRPYHDKQCKASEYNSKCRKPSSMPNFFKQQEGLLKNNYNSQDPLFTGLPTKKPCASTSATNANYAYVNDGLKDEWREARAPNSPYSDVDDIREDRTVSGNIRGPPPKLIPVSGKLEKNIEKTLIKPTAFKPVVPKKRNSSLQFLVQRNGGPNLSDSQGSLNLLFNGNSVGTNEKHSSYSCRNSSVSGTMSDSGRNSLSSLPTYSTNCSHQLEPVSMSMSHINLDNHTNMNVFTERTSRTRTRPSNSDSGRSSSSKSTGSLSRGGNQSSDSGSCDRSPINEEILIRELEEKLKDRELELQHLKENLDENEAAICQVYEEKQKRFEQEMEDLRQSCALKMKQASQKAQRMQQVLQLQIFQLQQEKKKLQEDFSQLLQERELLEKRCASFEREQTELGPRLEETKWEVCQKSGEISLLKQQLKDAQAELAQKSNEIILLRSQLRETRSDLQVSEEQVQELQDTAHTKTLELEVCENELQRKKNEAELLREKASKLDQEVASLREAAIANLRHGLCHCHEKEDPFLVYESDEAKAQRQNADNLQGLKQYMERLREALVSERRRNQDQIENFEEERRIWHEEKEKVIRYQKQLQHNYIQMYQQNRELERDIKQLTLELEARELDDFDLHGAEIQFEEITATEI; encoded by the exons ATGGCTGCAGTGCAGGCTCTTCCCCTGTCCATTGATCAGAACTCTGAGGTCAGCGTTTCCCAAAGCCCACCAATCTCCAGGTCGCCCGTGTCCGACAGCACTATGGGAAGTGTGAGCAGTCTTATCTCTGGAAGACCTTACCATGACAAGCAGTGCAAGGCCTCTGAATATAACAGCAAGTGCCGCAAACCTTCCAGCATGCCAAACTTTTTTAAGCAGCAGGAAGGActcctaaaaaataattacaactcCCAGGATCCACTGTTTACTGGGCTTCCTACAAAGAAACCTTGTGCTTCTACATCTGCCACCAACGCAAACTATGCCTATGTCAACGATGGCTTAAAAGATGAATGGCGGGAAGCTAGAGCACCCAACAGCCCATACAGTGATGTGGATGACATACGGGAAGATAGGACTGTCAGTGGAAACATAAGAGGTCCACCACCCAAACTCATCCCTGTTTCTGGAAAATTAGAAAAG aaCATTGAGAAGACATTAATAAAACCCACAGCTTTCAAGCCAGTGGTGCCGAAAAAGCGCAACTCTTCCCTACAGTTCCTTGTCCAGAGAAATGGTGGACCCAACTTATCTGACAGTCAAGGAAGTTTAAACCTTCTTTTTAATGGGAATTCCGTGGGGACAAATGAGAAGCACAGTTCATACAGCTGCAGAAACAGTTCTGTTTCTGGGACCATGTCTGACTCTGGCAGGAATTCTCTTTCCAGTCTTCCCACCTACAGCACGAACTGCAGCCACCAATTGGAGCCAGTCAGTATGTCTATGAGTCACATAAACCTCGATAATCACACGAATATGAATGTGTTTACTGAGCGGACCTCCAGGACCCGGACTCGTCCATCGAACTCTGATAGTGGCCGCTCATCCTCTAGTAAGAGCACAGGGTCATTAAGCAGAGGGGGCAACCAGTCATCCGATAGTGGCTCTTGTGACCGCTCCCCAATTAATGAGGAGATTCTAATCCGAGAGCTGGAGGAAAAGCTTAAAGACCGGGAACTAGAACTGCAACATCTGAAGGAGAATTTGGATGAAAACGAGGCTGCAATTTGCCAG GTCTATGAAGAAAAACAGAAGCGTTTTGAGCAGGAGATGGAAGACCTACGTCAGAGCTGTGCCCTCAAAATGAAGCAGGCTTCACAGAAGGCGCAGAGGATGCAACAGGTTCTACAACTGCAAATCTTTCAGctgcagcaagaaaaaaagaaacttcaggAGGACTTTTCCCAACTTCTTCAGGAGAGGGAGCTCCTAGAGAAACGATGCGCCTCTTTCGAGAGGGAACAAACAGAACTTGGTCCACGACTGGAGGAAACCAAGTGGGAg GTTTGTCAGAAATCCGGTGAAATATCTCTTCTTAAACAACAGCTGAAGGATGCTCAGGCTGAGCTGGCTCAGAAATCCAATGAGATAATATTGCTTCGTTCCCAGCTAAGAGAAACTAGATCTGACCTCCAGGTTAGTGAGGAACAAGTGCAAGAGCTGCAGGACACGgcacatacaaagacattggagTTAGAGGTGTGTGAGAATGAACTGCAACGCAAAAAGAATGAAGCTGAACTGCTACGAGAGAAGGCCAGTAAGCTGGACCAAGAGGTAGCAAGCCTCAGAGAGGCCGCAATAGCCAACCTTCGACACGGACTGTGCCATTGCCATGAGAAGGAAGACCCATTCTTGGTTTACGAAAGCGACGAGGCCAAAGCACAACGCCAAAATGCGGACAACCTGCAGGGCTTAAAACAATACATGGAACGGCTCAGGGAGGCGTTGGTAAGCGAACGCAGGCGAAACCAAGATCAAATAGAAAACTTTGAGGAAGAACGACGCATATGGCACGAGGAAAAGGAGAAGGTCATTCGATATCAAAAGCAGTTACAACACAACTACATTCAGATGTACCAACAGAACCGCGAGCTAGAGAGGGACATTAAACAGCTGACACTAGAACTTGAGGCAAGGGAACTCGATGACTTTGACCTACATGGTGCAGAGATTCAGTTTGAGGAAATCACAGCCACAGAAATTTAA